One window of Phycisphaeraceae bacterium genomic DNA carries:
- a CDS encoding PEP-CTERM sorting domain-containing protein — protein sequence MKKSMVGLISIAALAFPSAAQIILDVGNTGEIFDDGQGNFWSFGVTFNVPTSMSVTGFHIHADALPVTNNGIQSGMGMQINDAHGFDYYYELFEWTGPSFVSGTAPSNMSASQTIDATYALNLGDSVGEWSFSFYAAIANGQVTQWNNVVITLVPAPGTVAFFGVGGLVATRRRRA from the coding sequence ATGAAAAAGAGTATGGTCGGTCTCATTTCTATTGCTGCTCTCGCATTCCCCTCCGCAGCCCAGATTATTCTGGATGTTGGAAATACTGGGGAGATATTCGATGATGGGCAGGGCAACTTCTGGTCGTTTGGTGTGACATTCAACGTGCCTACCAGTATGAGTGTGACTGGATTTCATATCCACGCTGATGCACTCCCTGTTACAAACAATGGCATCCAATCCGGCATGGGAATGCAGATTAACGACGCACACGGGTTTGACTATTACTACGAACTTTTCGAATGGACAGGACCGTCATTCGTAAGTGGCACAGCTCCGTCGAATATGTCTGCTTCACAAACAATCGACGCGACATACGCACTCAATCTCGGAGATTCCGTCGGAGAATGGTCTTTCAGTTTTTATGCAGCGATAGCCAATGGCCAGGTTACACAATGGAATAACGTTGTGATCACGCTCGTACCAGCTCCAGGAACGGTTGCGTTCTTTGGTGTCGGTGGACTGGTCGCGACGCGCCGCCGTCGTGCATAA
- a CDS encoding AAA family ATPase produces MGPDRFTTLAQQALADAQMDATGRSNPEVDPLHLLCALVNDARGPGAAIVSRAGYEPKRVLQIAEAELGRLPSQSGGAMRGTGRAMMEVLAHADKYAKKLGDAYISSEHLLYAVSTVNSGAKTVLDTVGLNTRAIEDAIKQIRAASGVESIQDQNAEGSFEALKKYSIDLTEKAQQGKLDPVIGRDDEIRRCMQVLSRRTKNNPVLIGEPGVGKTAIAEGLALRIVNGDCPEQMKGKRIVALDVGQLLAGAKFRGEFEERLKAVLREVQAAEGQVILFIDELHTIIGAGAAEGAVSAGNLLKPALARGELRCIGATTLDEYRKHIEKDPAFERRFQQVYVDQPTVEETVAILRGLKERYEAHHGVRIKDEALLAAAQLSNRYITDRFLPDKAIDLVDEAASRLRIEIDSVPTELDEIRRRIMQLELEREAIKLEFGDKTDSSRELARIEKELAELSETNNALTERWENEKQDLDAVKSIKSKIDLKRIEAEQAQRRGDLEAAARITYGEIKDLEREMAQAETALDARQAAGDSMVKEEVDAEQIADVVARWTGIPVDRMIESERDKLIRMEDFLANRVVGQDHALKVVADAVRRSRSGLSDPDKPIGSFLFLGPTGVGKTETCKALAQFLFDTEEALVRIDMSEYMEKHAVSRLIGAPPGYVGYEEGGALTEAVRRRPYCVILMDEIEKAHPDVFNILLQLLDDGRLTDGQGRTVSFRNTIVVMTSNLGSQKIQQMTEDGAEDWEIEAQVRNLIRHGPGVDVEGKGMTPDMESGKLNAHLNVETRGAFFRPELLNRIDETVVFHQLRRENIASIVDIQLARLRTRLRERDMSIELTAEAVAKLAAEGWDPAFGARPLKRVIQQRIENPLATKLLQGDLGAGDHVLVDVTGDSFTFTKSARPADVDVEPKPNGAGVGSA; encoded by the coding sequence ATGGGACCGGACAGATTTACGACACTCGCTCAGCAGGCACTCGCAGACGCGCAGATGGACGCGACCGGGCGTTCCAACCCCGAGGTTGATCCGCTGCACCTGCTGTGCGCATTGGTGAATGATGCGCGCGGCCCTGGCGCTGCGATCGTCTCCCGCGCGGGGTACGAGCCCAAGCGCGTGCTCCAGATCGCTGAAGCGGAACTCGGACGACTGCCGTCACAGTCCGGCGGCGCCATGCGCGGCACGGGACGCGCGATGATGGAAGTGCTTGCGCACGCAGACAAGTACGCGAAGAAGCTAGGCGACGCGTACATCTCGAGTGAGCATCTGCTCTACGCGGTATCAACGGTGAACTCCGGCGCAAAGACCGTGCTCGACACCGTTGGTCTCAACACTCGTGCGATCGAGGATGCGATCAAGCAGATACGCGCAGCGTCCGGCGTCGAGTCCATCCAGGACCAGAACGCTGAGGGATCGTTCGAGGCGCTCAAGAAGTACTCTATCGATCTGACAGAGAAAGCCCAGCAGGGCAAGCTCGACCCAGTCATTGGGCGCGACGACGAGATCCGTCGCTGCATGCAGGTGCTCTCGCGCAGAACAAAGAACAATCCTGTGCTTATTGGTGAGCCCGGCGTTGGCAAGACTGCTATCGCCGAGGGGCTTGCGCTCCGCATTGTGAATGGTGATTGCCCCGAGCAGATGAAGGGCAAGCGCATTGTGGCGCTCGACGTTGGTCAGTTGCTCGCCGGCGCAAAGTTTCGGGGAGAGTTTGAGGAACGACTGAAAGCGGTTCTTCGCGAGGTGCAGGCTGCCGAGGGACAGGTGATCCTGTTCATCGACGAGCTGCACACGATCATCGGCGCTGGTGCAGCCGAGGGCGCGGTCAGCGCAGGCAACCTGCTCAAGCCAGCGCTTGCGCGCGGCGAGCTTCGGTGCATCGGCGCAACAACACTCGACGAGTACCGCAAGCACATCGAAAAAGACCCTGCGTTCGAACGCAGGTTCCAGCAGGTGTATGTGGATCAGCCGACCGTCGAGGAGACCGTCGCAATCTTGCGCGGACTCAAGGAACGCTACGAGGCCCACCATGGCGTGCGCATCAAGGACGAGGCACTGCTCGCAGCTGCGCAGCTTTCGAACAGATACATCACCGATCGCTTCCTCCCGGACAAAGCAATCGACCTTGTTGATGAGGCTGCATCGCGACTGCGCATCGAGATCGACTCCGTTCCGACAGAGCTTGACGAAATACGACGCAGGATCATGCAGCTGGAACTCGAGCGGGAAGCGATCAAGCTGGAGTTCGGCGACAAAACGGATTCCTCGCGTGAACTTGCACGCATCGAGAAGGAACTCGCCGAGCTGAGCGAGACAAACAACGCGCTGACCGAGCGTTGGGAGAATGAAAAGCAGGATCTCGACGCAGTAAAATCTATCAAGTCAAAGATCGATCTCAAGCGAATCGAAGCGGAACAGGCGCAGCGTCGCGGCGATCTGGAGGCGGCAGCGCGCATCACCTACGGTGAGATCAAGGACCTGGAGCGCGAGATGGCGCAGGCGGAAACTGCCCTCGATGCGCGTCAGGCTGCCGGCGATTCCATGGTCAAGGAAGAGGTCGATGCAGAGCAGATCGCAGACGTTGTCGCGCGCTGGACCGGCATTCCCGTTGATCGCATGATCGAGTCGGAACGCGACAAGCTCATCCGCATGGAAGACTTCCTTGCCAATCGAGTTGTTGGCCAGGATCACGCGCTCAAGGTTGTTGCGGACGCGGTCCGCAGATCGCGGTCCGGACTTTCTGATCCTGATAAGCCCATCGGCTCGTTCCTGTTTCTCGGCCCGACGGGTGTTGGCAAGACCGAGACATGCAAGGCGCTGGCGCAGTTCCTCTTTGACACAGAGGAAGCACTTGTGCGCATCGATATGTCCGAGTACATGGAGAAGCACGCGGTGTCGCGCCTCATCGGCGCGCCTCCCGGGTATGTTGGATACGAAGAGGGCGGCGCACTGACCGAAGCGGTCCGCCGGCGCCCGTACTGTGTCATCCTCATGGACGAGATCGAGAAAGCACATCCGGACGTGTTCAATATCTTGCTGCAGCTTCTTGACGACGGTCGCCTGACTGACGGGCAGGGACGCACAGTGAGCTTCCGCAACACCATCGTTGTCATGACCAGCAATCTTGGATCGCAAAAGATCCAGCAGATGACCGAGGACGGCGCAGAAGACTGGGAGATCGAAGCGCAGGTGCGCAACCTCATCCGTCACGGTCCGGGTGTCGATGTCGAGGGCAAGGGCATGACGCCCGACATGGAGAGCGGCAAACTCAACGCGCATCTGAATGTTGAGACGCGCGGGGCGTTCTTCAGGCCCGAACTCCTCAATCGCATCGACGAGACGGTTGTGTTCCATCAGCTGCGTCGCGAGAACATCGCGTCCATCGTGGACATCCAACTCGCAAGACTGCGCACACGTTTGCGCGAGCGCGACATGTCGATCGAGTTGACGGCAGAAGCAGTCGCGAAGCTCGCAGCCGAAGGATGGGATCCCGCGTTTGGTGCACGCCCTCTGAAGCGCGTGATCCAGCAGCGGATCGAGAACCCGCTGGCGACGAAGCTGCTCCAGGGCGATCTTGGCGCGGGCGACCATGTGCTGGTCGATGTGACGGGCGACTCGTTCACTTTCACGAAGTCAGCCAGACCGGCCGACGTAGACGTGGAGCCGAAGCCGAACGGTGCGGGTGTGGGCAGCGCGTAA